From Carassius auratus strain Wakin chromosome 10, ASM336829v1, whole genome shotgun sequence, a single genomic window includes:
- the LOC113109885 gene encoding synaptotagmin-like protein 2 isoform X3 has translation MIDLSYLTEEEQEMILAVLNRDAELKKLEEQRVKQLRKTERDRNRLKYLTGEWFYETKNHRHRDRIHGSDIIRTSMRQKKPVTILELSQRWSEKPSSVYGEKKDVYIPPELLGLIEDPSTESHNERVDDVLAEAQGERQRPQIKPWENPFSSVQSQRDDARDINGVKESDQTPAEGHHEVYGEPQHSQVSNFHGSTEVAGKAIGLSAEGQTDKVTVEERRSFSKVLGWFGRGSRDGKLKESLVKKEMDEKEPKDHESPEAKSEDSVPSVLQPKTKPPPNTRRGLFSLFSRAEKKDTIHEVRASDQEEISQDKTESSQYKISCTLRSDDDNILPQTSVPTSKTAEIMQEKTDIPICLDPPQIETFDQGEISTGRLANLKSFWERGNKGPKILSIKRDSEVEESEPSQLNENYHEGVERRLSDSSISPSKPNPNDPNPVDVQSTSCEISPILPRRTSSGVDISATSSHEDENASSLESNRDSSSEVSSSELQTLTVKMNAKLSPSPLLKHKDKSLGNELQEESISRDISDLKKEISTFKMSPSQQEDKVSINDLKSFWEKEKSGVRVIVSSPTCRANVKDPSPQSSPTHSSIELSEPQFDIRSTSQSSPGRMSFKEAGLTQKEKMEQTEENQKSPSTVPLQDLQDIRGRVHYITQNICNFKQSISDKHSKPSPPSSPLRSLIANGEHDEPQSTDIYHPKDQAQTGTPSPLLQSKVPRRDSYPNKETRKDALSSPIRTFAIDINPANKSPVTVRVDKGQTRSCTSPEHHRKTSDGGCDVRHIMPKERKLSADSLTRFYIPLSLHYYLGVPEQADLDERKQINVQAGETFEQVSQGRMSSESSPSQHSLLESEEITFDSSGSSTPEAWSISHTSSYWDSEDDSPVKAALERANARPISISKSLEDLASTPLLTSITKTSLSDPEQVKMMRMSNPAFMQQEMDFRNSDCASVSSFQYDKLRTCNTPSNFSICSEVASMSSVTGSVMSIYSSEFGNLEVKGTIQLAIHYVQKLGEFHIFVVQCKDLAVADVKRNRSDPYVKCYLLPDKAKYGKKKTCVRKKTLDPTYNEILRFKIPVETLKTQKLNTSVWHNDTFGRNMFLGEVELDLAEWDFNNTQMNEYLLKGRVQVPTSPKHSIGSEEMSAEIKVALRFVLQTTHCHKNKGNGELQIWVKECKNLPITRGVAIDPFVKCAVLPDTSRKSRQKTRVLKRASNPVFNHTIVYDGFRQEDLKEACVELTVWDHDRLNNHFIGGIRLGPGTGKSNGTEVNWMDSNVAEAALWERMMQSPDEWVEDILPLRLMVMARMSRS, from the exons ATGATTGACCTGAGTTATCTGACAGAGGAAGAGCAAGAGATGATCCTGGCAGTGCTGAATAGAGATGCAGAGCTTAAGAAGCTGGAAGAACAGAGGGTCAA GCAGCTTCGTAAGACTGAGCGAGACAGAAACAGGCTGAAGTACTTGACTGGGGAGTGGTTTTATGAGACAAAGaatcacagacacagagacaggatcCATGGCTCCGACATCATCAGAACATCCATGAGACAGAAGAAACCCGTGACGATCT TGGAGCTTTCTCAAAGATGGTCTGAGAAACCCAGCAGTGTTTATGGTGAGAAGAAAGATGTATACATCCCTCCAGAGCTTTTAGGCCTTATTGAGGATCCATCCACAGAATCACACAATGAGAG GGTGGATGATGTGTTGGCAGAAGCCCAGGGGGAAAGGCAGAGACCTCAAATCAAG CCATGGGAGAATCCATTCAGTAGTGTGCAATCGCAGAGAGATGATGCCAGAGATATCAATGGCGTGAAAGAGTCTGATCAGACACCTGCTGAGG GACATCATGAGGTTTATGGTGAGCCTCAGCACTCACAGGTGTCCAACTTCCACGGCTCTACTGAGGTAGCAGGTAAGGCCATTGGGTTAAGTGCAGAAGGCCAGACTGACAAAGTTACAGTGGAAGAGCGTCGTTCATTTTCTAAGGTACTTGGATGGTTTGGGAGAGGCTCTCGAGATGGAAAGCTGAAGGAGTCGCTAGTTAAAAAAGAGATGGATGAAAAGGAACCAAAAGATCATGAAAGCCCAGAAGCCAAGTCAGAAGATTCAGTGCCTTCAGTTTTACAGCCGAAGACCAAGCCACCACCAAATACACGTAGGGgacttttttcattgttttcgAGAGCAGAGAAAAAAGATACGATTCATGAAGTTCGAGCATCTGACCAAGAAGAGATAAGTCAAGATAAAACAGAAAGTTCACAATATAAAATATCTTGTACTTTGAGGTCTGATGATGATAATATACTTCCACAGACCTCTGTTCCTACAAGCAAGACTGCAGAAATAATGCAGGAAAAAACAGACATACCAATATGCTTAGATCCTCCTCAAATAGAGACGTTTGACCAAGGTGAAATATCAACTGGAAGACTAGCCAACCTGAAGTCATTCTGGGAAAGGGGCAACAAAGGACCTAAAATACTGAGCATCAAAAGAGATTCGGAGGTAGAAGAAAGTGAGCCATCTCAGCTTAATGAGAATTATCATGAAGGTGTGGAACGAAGGCTGTCAGATTCCAGCATCAGCCCATCCAAACCCAATCCCAATGATCCAAATCCAGTTGATGTACAATCTACATCATGTGAGATTTCGCCAATCTTACCTAGAAGAACATCCAGTGGTGTTGATATATCAGCCACATCCTCACATGAAGATGAGAACGCTTCTAGTTTGGAGAGCAATAGGGACTCAAGCAGTGAAGTGTCAAGCAGTGAACTACAAACTCTCACAGTTAAAATGAATGCCAAATTGTCACCCAGTCCATTGCTAAAACACAAAGATAAATCCCTGGGCAATGAGCTACAGGAAGAGTCAATCTCCAGGGACATATCTGACTTGAAGAAGGAAATCTCCACCTTCAAAATGTCCCCAAGTCAACAGGAGGATAAAGTTTCAATTAATGATCTCAAGTCAttttgggagaaagaaaaaagtggCGTTAGAGTAATTGTAAGCTCACCAACATGCAGAGCTAATGTTAAAGATCCATCCCCACAGTCATCTCCAACACATTCTTCAATAGAACTGTCTGAACCTCAGTTTGACATCAGATCAACCAGCCAAAGTTCACCAGGCAGAATGAGTTTCAAAGAGGCTGGACTGACACAAAAAGAGAAGATGGAACAGACCGAGGAAAACCAAAAAAGTCCAAGTACAGTGCCATTACAAGACCTTCAAGATATCAGAGGTAGGGTACATTACATAACCCAGAATATTTGTAATTTCAAACAGTCCATTTCAGACAAACACTCAAAGCCAAGTCCACCATCATCTCCCCTCAGAAGTCTCATTGCAAATGGTGAACATGATGAGCCACAGTCCACTGACATTTACCACCCAAAAGACCAAGCTCAAACCGGAACTCCCAGCCCATTACTGCAGTCTAAAGTACCTCGTAGAGATTCATATCCAAACAAAGAAACCAGGAAGGATGCCTTAAGTTCTCCCATAAGAACCTTTGCGATAGATATCAATCCCGCCAACAAGAGTCCTGTCACTGTAAGGGTTGATAAAGGGCAAACCAGGTCTTGCACCTCTCCTGAACACCACAGGAAGACTTCAGATGGAGGCTGTGATGTAAGACACATCATGCCCAAAGAACGAAAGTTGTCAGCGGACTCTCTGACCCGGTTTTATATTCCCCTGAGTTTACACTATTACCTGGGTGTACCTGAGCAAGCAGACTTAGATGAAAGAAAACAGATTAATGTGCAGGCAGGTGAAACTTTCGAACAGGTGAGCCAAGGCAGAATGAGCAGTGAGAGCTCTCCTTCTCAACACTCCCTGCTCGAATCAGAGGAGATCACCTTTGACTCCTCTGGGAGCTCCACACCTGAGGCCTGGTCAATCTCACACACCAGTTCATACT GGGACAGTGAGGATGACAGCCCTGTCAAAGCTGCCCTTGAACGAGCCAATGCCAGACCCATCTCTATTTCCAAGAGTTTAGAGGACCTGGCATCCACACCTTTAC TGACATCCATCACCAAAACATCCTTATCCGACCCAGAACAGGTGAAGATGATGAGAATGTCAAATCCTGCATTCATGCAACAAGAg ATGGATTTCAGAAACAGCGACTGTGCATCAGTGAGCAGTTTCCAATATGACAAACTGAGAACATGCAACACTCCTTCTAATTTTAGCATTTGCTCTGAGGTGGCCTCCATGTCCTCT GTCACTGGCAGTGTAATGAGCATCTACAGTAGTGAGTTTGGTAATCTGGAGGTCAAAGGCACAATCCAGTTAGCCATTCACTATGTGCAAAAACTGGGAGAGTTCCACATCTTTGTTGTGCAATGCAAGGACCTCGCCGTGGCGGATGTCAAGAGGAACCGATCTGACCC GTACGTTAAATGTTACTTGTTACCTGACAAAGCAAAAtatggaaagaaaaaaacatgcgtAAGGAAGAAGACTCTGGATCCAACTTACAATGAAATACTACGG TTTAAGATTCCAGTGGAGACATTGAAAACCCAGAAGCTGAACACCTCTGTGTGGCACAACGACACTTTTGGGCGTAACATGTTTCTTGGAGAGGTTGAGCTCGATTTGGCCGAATGGGATTTCAATAACACTCAGATGAATGAATATTTACTTAAAGGAAGG GTCCAGGTTCCCACCAGCCCAAAACATTCTATTGGCAGTGAGGAAATGAGTGCAGAGATTAAAGTTGCTCTGCGTTTTGTCCTACAAACTACTCACT GTCACAAGAACAAGGGGAATGGTGAGTTGCAAATATGGGTGAAAGAATGCAAGAATCTGCCCATTACAAGAGGTGTTGCCATTGACCCCTTTGTTAAATG CGCAGTCCTCCCAGATACCAGCCGAAAAAGCCGTCAGAAGaccagagtgttgaagagggcaTCTAACCCAGTGTTTAACCACACCATAGTGTATGATGGTTTCAGGCAAGAGGACCTCAAGGAGGCCTGTGTGGAACTTACTGTGTGGGATCACGACAGACTCAACAACCACTTCATTGGGGGTATTAGGCTGGGTCCAGGAACAG GTAAAAGTAATGGCACTGAAGTGAACTGGATGGACTCTAATGTTGCTGAAGCAGCCCTGTGGGAGAGAATGATGCAATCTCCGGATGAATGGGTGGAAGATATTTTACCCTTGAGATTGATGGTCATGGCAAGAATGTCTAGATCGTAA
- the LOC113109885 gene encoding synaptotagmin-like protein 2 isoform X5, with the protein MIDLSYLTEEEQEMILAVLNRDAELKKLEEQRVKQLRKTERDRNRLKYLTGEWFYETKNHRHRDRIHGSDIIRTSMRQKKPVTILELSQRWSEKPSSVYGEKKDVYIPPELLGLIEDPSTESHNERVDDVLAEAQGERQRPQIKPWENPFSSVQSQRDDARDINGVKESDQTPAEGHHEVYGEPQHSQVSNFHGSTEVAGKAIGLSAEGQTDKVTVEERRSFSKVLGWFGRGSRDGKLKESLVKKEMDEKEPKDHESPEAKSEDSVPSVLQPKTKPPPNTRRGLFSLFSRAEKKDTIHEVRASDQEEISQDKTESSQYKISCTLRSDDDNILPQTSVPTSKTAEIMQEKTDIPICLDPPQIETFDQGEISTGRLANLKSFWERGNKGPKILSIKRDSEVEESEPSQLNENYHEGVERRLSDSSISPSKPNPNDPNPVDVQSTSCEISPILPRRTSSGVDISATSSHEDENASSLESNRDSSSEVSSSELQTLTVKMNAKLSPSPLLKHKDKSLGNELQEESISRDISDLKKEISTFKMSPSQQEDKVSINDLKSFWEKEKSGVRVIVSSPTCRANVKDPSPQSSPTHSSIELSEPQFDIRSTSQSSPGRMSFKEAGLTQKEKMEQTEENQKSPSTVPLQDLQDIRGDSEDDSPVKAALERANARPISISKSLEDLASTPLQERWKTDPRSDVGLSMENVTSITKTSLSDPEQVKMMRMSNPAFMQQEMDFRNSDCASVSSFQYDKLRTCNTPSNFSICSEVASMSSVTGSVMSIYSSEFGNLEVKGTIQLAIHYVQKLGEFHIFVVQCKDLAVADVKRNRSDPYVKCYLLPDKAKYGKKKTCVRKKTLDPTYNEILRFKIPVETLKTQKLNTSVWHNDTFGRNMFLGEVELDLAEWDFNNTQMNEYLLKGRVQVPTSPKHSIGSEEMSAEIKVALRFVLQTTHCHKNKGNGELQIWVKECKNLPITRGVAIDPFVKCAVLPDTSRKSRQKTRVLKRASNPVFNHTIVYDGFRQEDLKEACVELTVWDHDRLNNHFIGGIRLGPGTGKSNGTEVNWMDSNVAEAALWERMMQSPDEWVEDILPLRLMVMARMSRS; encoded by the exons ATGATTGACCTGAGTTATCTGACAGAGGAAGAGCAAGAGATGATCCTGGCAGTGCTGAATAGAGATGCAGAGCTTAAGAAGCTGGAAGAACAGAGGGTCAA GCAGCTTCGTAAGACTGAGCGAGACAGAAACAGGCTGAAGTACTTGACTGGGGAGTGGTTTTATGAGACAAAGaatcacagacacagagacaggatcCATGGCTCCGACATCATCAGAACATCCATGAGACAGAAGAAACCCGTGACGATCT TGGAGCTTTCTCAAAGATGGTCTGAGAAACCCAGCAGTGTTTATGGTGAGAAGAAAGATGTATACATCCCTCCAGAGCTTTTAGGCCTTATTGAGGATCCATCCACAGAATCACACAATGAGAG GGTGGATGATGTGTTGGCAGAAGCCCAGGGGGAAAGGCAGAGACCTCAAATCAAG CCATGGGAGAATCCATTCAGTAGTGTGCAATCGCAGAGAGATGATGCCAGAGATATCAATGGCGTGAAAGAGTCTGATCAGACACCTGCTGAGG GACATCATGAGGTTTATGGTGAGCCTCAGCACTCACAGGTGTCCAACTTCCACGGCTCTACTGAGGTAGCAGGTAAGGCCATTGGGTTAAGTGCAGAAGGCCAGACTGACAAAGTTACAGTGGAAGAGCGTCGTTCATTTTCTAAGGTACTTGGATGGTTTGGGAGAGGCTCTCGAGATGGAAAGCTGAAGGAGTCGCTAGTTAAAAAAGAGATGGATGAAAAGGAACCAAAAGATCATGAAAGCCCAGAAGCCAAGTCAGAAGATTCAGTGCCTTCAGTTTTACAGCCGAAGACCAAGCCACCACCAAATACACGTAGGGgacttttttcattgttttcgAGAGCAGAGAAAAAAGATACGATTCATGAAGTTCGAGCATCTGACCAAGAAGAGATAAGTCAAGATAAAACAGAAAGTTCACAATATAAAATATCTTGTACTTTGAGGTCTGATGATGATAATATACTTCCACAGACCTCTGTTCCTACAAGCAAGACTGCAGAAATAATGCAGGAAAAAACAGACATACCAATATGCTTAGATCCTCCTCAAATAGAGACGTTTGACCAAGGTGAAATATCAACTGGAAGACTAGCCAACCTGAAGTCATTCTGGGAAAGGGGCAACAAAGGACCTAAAATACTGAGCATCAAAAGAGATTCGGAGGTAGAAGAAAGTGAGCCATCTCAGCTTAATGAGAATTATCATGAAGGTGTGGAACGAAGGCTGTCAGATTCCAGCATCAGCCCATCCAAACCCAATCCCAATGATCCAAATCCAGTTGATGTACAATCTACATCATGTGAGATTTCGCCAATCTTACCTAGAAGAACATCCAGTGGTGTTGATATATCAGCCACATCCTCACATGAAGATGAGAACGCTTCTAGTTTGGAGAGCAATAGGGACTCAAGCAGTGAAGTGTCAAGCAGTGAACTACAAACTCTCACAGTTAAAATGAATGCCAAATTGTCACCCAGTCCATTGCTAAAACACAAAGATAAATCCCTGGGCAATGAGCTACAGGAAGAGTCAATCTCCAGGGACATATCTGACTTGAAGAAGGAAATCTCCACCTTCAAAATGTCCCCAAGTCAACAGGAGGATAAAGTTTCAATTAATGATCTCAAGTCAttttgggagaaagaaaaaagtggCGTTAGAGTAATTGTAAGCTCACCAACATGCAGAGCTAATGTTAAAGATCCATCCCCACAGTCATCTCCAACACATTCTTCAATAGAACTGTCTGAACCTCAGTTTGACATCAGATCAACCAGCCAAAGTTCACCAGGCAGAATGAGTTTCAAAGAGGCTGGACTGACACAAAAAGAGAAGATGGAACAGACCGAGGAAAACCAAAAAAGTCCAAGTACAGTGCCATTACAAGACCTTCAAGATATCAGAG GGGACAGTGAGGATGACAGCCCTGTCAAAGCTGCCCTTGAACGAGCCAATGCCAGACCCATCTCTATTTCCAAGAGTTTAGAGGACCTGGCATCCACACCTTTAC AAGAGAGATGGAAGACTGACCCAAGGAGTGATGTTGGGCTGAGTATGGAAAATG TGACATCCATCACCAAAACATCCTTATCCGACCCAGAACAGGTGAAGATGATGAGAATGTCAAATCCTGCATTCATGCAACAAGAg ATGGATTTCAGAAACAGCGACTGTGCATCAGTGAGCAGTTTCCAATATGACAAACTGAGAACATGCAACACTCCTTCTAATTTTAGCATTTGCTCTGAGGTGGCCTCCATGTCCTCT GTCACTGGCAGTGTAATGAGCATCTACAGTAGTGAGTTTGGTAATCTGGAGGTCAAAGGCACAATCCAGTTAGCCATTCACTATGTGCAAAAACTGGGAGAGTTCCACATCTTTGTTGTGCAATGCAAGGACCTCGCCGTGGCGGATGTCAAGAGGAACCGATCTGACCC GTACGTTAAATGTTACTTGTTACCTGACAAAGCAAAAtatggaaagaaaaaaacatgcgtAAGGAAGAAGACTCTGGATCCAACTTACAATGAAATACTACGG TTTAAGATTCCAGTGGAGACATTGAAAACCCAGAAGCTGAACACCTCTGTGTGGCACAACGACACTTTTGGGCGTAACATGTTTCTTGGAGAGGTTGAGCTCGATTTGGCCGAATGGGATTTCAATAACACTCAGATGAATGAATATTTACTTAAAGGAAGG GTCCAGGTTCCCACCAGCCCAAAACATTCTATTGGCAGTGAGGAAATGAGTGCAGAGATTAAAGTTGCTCTGCGTTTTGTCCTACAAACTACTCACT GTCACAAGAACAAGGGGAATGGTGAGTTGCAAATATGGGTGAAAGAATGCAAGAATCTGCCCATTACAAGAGGTGTTGCCATTGACCCCTTTGTTAAATG CGCAGTCCTCCCAGATACCAGCCGAAAAAGCCGTCAGAAGaccagagtgttgaagagggcaTCTAACCCAGTGTTTAACCACACCATAGTGTATGATGGTTTCAGGCAAGAGGACCTCAAGGAGGCCTGTGTGGAACTTACTGTGTGGGATCACGACAGACTCAACAACCACTTCATTGGGGGTATTAGGCTGGGTCCAGGAACAG GTAAAAGTAATGGCACTGAAGTGAACTGGATGGACTCTAATGTTGCTGAAGCAGCCCTGTGGGAGAGAATGATGCAATCTCCGGATGAATGGGTGGAAGATATTTTACCCTTGAGATTGATGGTCATGGCAAGAATGTCTAGATCGTAA
- the LOC113109885 gene encoding synaptotagmin-like protein 2 isoform X6, with amino-acid sequence MIDLSYLTEEEQEMILAVLNRDAELKKLEEQRVKQLRKTERDRNRLKYLTGEWFYETKNHRHRDRIHGSDIIRTSMRQKKPVTILELSQRWSEKPSSVYGEKKDVYIPPELLGLIEDPSTESHNERVDDVLAEAQGERQRPQIKPWENPFSSVQSQRDDARDINGVKESDQTPAEGHHEVYGEPQHSQVSNFHGSTEVAGDSEDDSPVKAALERANARPISISKSLEDLASTPLQERWKTDPRSDVGLSMENVTSITKTSLSDPEQVKMMRMSNPAFMQQEMDFRNSDCASVSSFQYDKLRTCNTPSNFSICSEVASMSSVTGSVMSIYSSEFGNLEVKGTIQLAIHYVQKLGEFHIFVVQCKDLAVADVKRNRSDPYVKCYLLPDKAKYGKKKTCVRKKTLDPTYNEILRFKIPVETLKTQKLNTSVWHNDTFGRNMFLGEVELDLAEWDFNNTQMNEYLLKGRVQVPTSPKHSIGSEEMSAEIKVALRFVLQTTHCHKNKGNGELQIWVKECKNLPITRGVAIDPFVKCAVLPDTSRKSRQKTRVLKRASNPVFNHTIVYDGFRQEDLKEACVELTVWDHDRLNNHFIGGIRLGPGTGKSNGTEVNWMDSNVAEAALWERMMQSPDEWVEDILPLRLMVMARMSRS; translated from the exons ATGATTGACCTGAGTTATCTGACAGAGGAAGAGCAAGAGATGATCCTGGCAGTGCTGAATAGAGATGCAGAGCTTAAGAAGCTGGAAGAACAGAGGGTCAA GCAGCTTCGTAAGACTGAGCGAGACAGAAACAGGCTGAAGTACTTGACTGGGGAGTGGTTTTATGAGACAAAGaatcacagacacagagacaggatcCATGGCTCCGACATCATCAGAACATCCATGAGACAGAAGAAACCCGTGACGATCT TGGAGCTTTCTCAAAGATGGTCTGAGAAACCCAGCAGTGTTTATGGTGAGAAGAAAGATGTATACATCCCTCCAGAGCTTTTAGGCCTTATTGAGGATCCATCCACAGAATCACACAATGAGAG GGTGGATGATGTGTTGGCAGAAGCCCAGGGGGAAAGGCAGAGACCTCAAATCAAG CCATGGGAGAATCCATTCAGTAGTGTGCAATCGCAGAGAGATGATGCCAGAGATATCAATGGCGTGAAAGAGTCTGATCAGACACCTGCTGAGG GACATCATGAGGTTTATGGTGAGCCTCAGCACTCACAGGTGTCCAACTTCCACGGCTCTACTGAGGTAGCAG GGGACAGTGAGGATGACAGCCCTGTCAAAGCTGCCCTTGAACGAGCCAATGCCAGACCCATCTCTATTTCCAAGAGTTTAGAGGACCTGGCATCCACACCTTTAC AAGAGAGATGGAAGACTGACCCAAGGAGTGATGTTGGGCTGAGTATGGAAAATG TGACATCCATCACCAAAACATCCTTATCCGACCCAGAACAGGTGAAGATGATGAGAATGTCAAATCCTGCATTCATGCAACAAGAg ATGGATTTCAGAAACAGCGACTGTGCATCAGTGAGCAGTTTCCAATATGACAAACTGAGAACATGCAACACTCCTTCTAATTTTAGCATTTGCTCTGAGGTGGCCTCCATGTCCTCT GTCACTGGCAGTGTAATGAGCATCTACAGTAGTGAGTTTGGTAATCTGGAGGTCAAAGGCACAATCCAGTTAGCCATTCACTATGTGCAAAAACTGGGAGAGTTCCACATCTTTGTTGTGCAATGCAAGGACCTCGCCGTGGCGGATGTCAAGAGGAACCGATCTGACCC GTACGTTAAATGTTACTTGTTACCTGACAAAGCAAAAtatggaaagaaaaaaacatgcgtAAGGAAGAAGACTCTGGATCCAACTTACAATGAAATACTACGG TTTAAGATTCCAGTGGAGACATTGAAAACCCAGAAGCTGAACACCTCTGTGTGGCACAACGACACTTTTGGGCGTAACATGTTTCTTGGAGAGGTTGAGCTCGATTTGGCCGAATGGGATTTCAATAACACTCAGATGAATGAATATTTACTTAAAGGAAGG GTCCAGGTTCCCACCAGCCCAAAACATTCTATTGGCAGTGAGGAAATGAGTGCAGAGATTAAAGTTGCTCTGCGTTTTGTCCTACAAACTACTCACT GTCACAAGAACAAGGGGAATGGTGAGTTGCAAATATGGGTGAAAGAATGCAAGAATCTGCCCATTACAAGAGGTGTTGCCATTGACCCCTTTGTTAAATG CGCAGTCCTCCCAGATACCAGCCGAAAAAGCCGTCAGAAGaccagagtgttgaagagggcaTCTAACCCAGTGTTTAACCACACCATAGTGTATGATGGTTTCAGGCAAGAGGACCTCAAGGAGGCCTGTGTGGAACTTACTGTGTGGGATCACGACAGACTCAACAACCACTTCATTGGGGGTATTAGGCTGGGTCCAGGAACAG GTAAAAGTAATGGCACTGAAGTGAACTGGATGGACTCTAATGTTGCTGAAGCAGCCCTGTGGGAGAGAATGATGCAATCTCCGGATGAATGGGTGGAAGATATTTTACCCTTGAGATTGATGGTCATGGCAAGAATGTCTAGATCGTAA